A region of Nostoc edaphicum CCNP1411 DNA encodes the following proteins:
- a CDS encoding alpha/beta hydrolase, with protein sequence MIKVTFDSKGTNLVGNLYIPDNLSEPTPAVVIIGPMTFVKEQSPTEYAKRLVKEGFITLTFDARYRGESGGSPRNYENPMAKVEDVTSAINFLISRQEVNANNIMGLGICAGSGVMSKAASSDQRIKVLATVAGHYRDQESDLAWLGTDGLAARLEKSKAAKAKFEEIGEVEYIDAVDPVRTDVAMPGKAVWDYYGKWAEMGKWENRYAVISDIDLLAFETATAAQKIKQPYLMIHSDNSFIPDAAHRHFERVPGNDKKLLWEGQNSHLQYYDDPVVIDNAVKNIADWYNQHLH encoded by the coding sequence ATGATCAAGGTTACTTTCGATAGCAAAGGCACAAATCTGGTGGGCAACCTGTATATTCCTGATAACCTTTCTGAGCCCACTCCAGCAGTCGTAATTATTGGCCCGATGACGTTCGTGAAAGAGCAAAGTCCGACCGAGTATGCGAAACGTCTTGTGAAAGAAGGATTCATTACTCTTACTTTTGACGCGCGGTATCGGGGGGAGAGTGGCGGTAGTCCTCGTAACTATGAGAACCCTATGGCTAAGGTGGAGGATGTTACAAGTGCGATCAATTTTCTGATCTCGCGTCAGGAGGTTAATGCAAACAACATAATGGGCCTAGGAATTTGCGCTGGTAGCGGTGTCATGAGTAAAGCTGCTTCATCAGATCAAAGGATAAAGGTTTTGGCGACTGTAGCTGGGCACTACCGTGATCAAGAGTCTGATTTGGCTTGGTTGGGAACAGACGGACTTGCCGCACGCTTGGAAAAAAGCAAGGCAGCTAAAGCCAAGTTCGAGGAAATCGGCGAAGTGGAATATATTGACGCAGTTGATCCCGTGCGAACAGATGTCGCTATGCCTGGGAAAGCGGTTTGGGACTACTATGGCAAATGGGCTGAGATGGGCAAATGGGAAAATCGTTATGCGGTAATAAGTGACATCGATTTGTTAGCTTTTGAGACAGCGACTGCCGCACAAAAAATCAAGCAGCCATATCTAATGATCCACAGCGATAATTCCTTTATCCCGGATGCCGCTCACCGCCACTTTGAGCGTGTTCCTGGTAACGATAAAAAGCTCCTTTGGGAGGGTCAAAACAGCCATCTCCAGTATTACGATGATCCAGTTGTCATTGACAATGCAGTGAAAAACATTGCTGATTGGTATAATCAGCATTTGCACTAA